In Lineus longissimus chromosome 5, tnLinLong1.2, whole genome shotgun sequence, the genomic stretch GTGATACTTTGCAAATCTTTCCCTAAtcccaatacatgtagttattttgGGGCAATCCCAGCATCCCAGAACAGACCATTCTCCCTCAATAGTGACATGAAATAATGTGACAAAAGTCATTCGTTTTTTTATAGAGAACATAAACCAAATGATTATTATACGACAGAATGTACGATATGTTTCATACTATTGCAAGTGATGGAGTGGGCTTGATTGATTGAAAGTGTTGTAGAATATCTAGATAAACACCAATAACAACATAGTGAAATTAAATTTACTTGAAATGGGCCTAGTTAAAAGTAAACCATGCAAATTCTGAGGCTTGTGCTGTGTCCATTGTAACTGCTACCCAAGTTATGTTATTGCAATAaatttttaaaggcctacaccgttagTTAACAATttttaatttgtaattgaatttgaatacttttcattgcgtaaatacatactgGATATAATTTGTTtaactgatacatgtatacaattactataaataccaattttcaagaaatttgtattcataataactgcactacggcattgtgtattggtggatttctatctaactggaccacaagtaattacaaacggtTAATCCCTTTAAGTAGATATCTTAAATAGGAGCTGTTTATTTCGTACATCACAACAATGGGAAGGGCATTTGTAAATTGTAGGACAATTTTGCATACATGTGTACACGTACGAGATAAATGGCCCTTATATGAAATCTCACATTTTTCAGGATAATTTCATGGCAACTTACCGGCAGTAAAtgtcagtcctaaagtctcctcctttcaccgccgacacaATAGGGCGGGAGATCTGTCAGACGCACAAACATCaacgggtggccaatgaaattgctcgagacaaagtaattgaatgatggcctgaattgatagtggcAACCTAAGGATCAGGTTACaattcttctatacaacatgcacagtgcatttgggtcaggtcagcatccctggaaatGTAcccattgaacacctggtcttccattatgatggctttcagtgcgcatctcgtgcgacaaccacgagtgagtgtaatgttagtgttgtcgtgacatggacgcgtgggaaaggaagggaatgcagggagactaccgataaagtaacagcccttctgatggCTGATCAGGGGGGAGTTTATCGgcagtgaaggatggatatacgcacaacaacggtagatcggcatggacAATTTCTACATGAATACACTTTACGAGGTATAGcgcttttatcatgtttatacacAACATCCTCAGCCCCAAACTAAAGGGTACTTAAGTACCATAATCTTCTAGCATAGTAGTACCAAAAGCAGTGAGAACAACAACGGGTGCCACCTGGACATCATAACAACACACCTGTCCTCAATCCCATCTAATCTAGTATTACCAACAACATTAGCAAAATAAGCGGTAATGGCACCTAGTGTCAGTTAGAAGAACTAAACCTATAATGACTGATGCAGTACATGTCATAATCCCAATATAGAATTACATAATGTTGTCCTGCATACCTCGTCCCAATAGCCATGATGTAGCGGACTGTGTTTTTGGACATAGTACATCTACGACACCAAGCTCCCAGTTTTTTTTTGAATAATCTGGTCATCAAAATAATTGACAGAACTTACTCATCTTCCTACGGCCTGGTTAGAACAGATATCTGTATTTTCATATTGGATTTTAGATGCATGTTATCTAGATCCAAGGGCACATAAACCAccaaaagacttttcaaaaatcTCCAAAACCTAATTCATTGGAGCTTTGTGGGGGACAAGGTGCAATGGGACTTGCGATAGAGAAAACCTCACTCTCAGGTGCCATCGTGTACGGAATAACCTAGACCTCTCGTAGCACCTAGGGACAGGGTAAGCCAGGCTAGTTAACAACAAATCAAATGGAATGTCTCTTTATTCATCATCCGCCTCGCCTTCATATGCTTCTTTTGGTACCGTCTTGGTTTGGTGAAGGTCACGACATTGGGGATTGAATTTAGCTGGGCAAGAGGCCTTATGCTGATACATAAAAACGATATCTTCATCAAAGGGCTGGCTTTCGTCGAATGCTGATGTCTTGTAGGCATTTTTCAAGTAGCGCCACACATAGATGTAATCCAACGGGATAGTGAAGCCTTTGTATGCCTGAAATATGAAGTAAGATGTAACTGGCTGGAGTCCTTGCGACTCGTAATATAAcaaaataatgcaaaacttATGTTATGTCAAATGAGGCTTGGGTTTTTCAAAatagaagtaggcctatatattatCGAAGAAGGCCTAatatatttgaatctaaaaCCCAACTTGAAGTGTTTTGCACAAACTGAAGGACACTTTTTCAGTACCTTTGACTTTGTTGCACGAAATAAGCATAAACACTGCCAGTATTAATGCTACATTTAAAGTGCCTTTTACCAGAAGCCAAATAGATAAGTTTTATTACCTGGCTGGACACCTGAAGTGCTTGACACTTTGAACTGCATAACAACCCTGTCTCTGAAATAACCATCTGCAAATCTGAGTACCGGTGTTTCTATTTTAAGCATGATGCTGGATATGAGGCACACCCAGAATAAAGACCCTAGTCTTCATTTATTCCTGGGCACACTGAAATAGAAAACGTGGCTTACCTCTGCAGCAATCTTTAGGTGGTGTAACTTGGGAATGAGCGTACAGTCTGCATACGATAAGTGATCACCAAGAAGAAACTTAGTTTGCTTCTCTTCCAGATATTTGTTTAATGTGTTCAACGCTTTCAGTAGGCTCGTCTCTTTGGACGAGTCGCGGAGAAATGCATTGAAATTCTGAAAAGAAAGGAATGCATAGTTAAGGTTTCATTTCACTTCTCCATTCACGTCCGACATCAAACAAACAGGACCCGAAATGAACCAAGCCCACCACTGCAAGGGCAGTTGTGGCCTTGCTCAAAAAATGGCCAGTGTGCCCTCTGAAGCCTTCACATTTTCCAATACCCAAGGCCTAAATCGCTTCTAAAGGGGTGCCTGAATGATTTTTGAATACGAGGCCTGGACCAAATGAATCAAAAGCACCAAGACTCTCTCAAATCTCACTTCTATTGCAACCACCCACACCGTACTTTAGGCTAACAGTAACATCTGTCTTGATACCTAGGCTACATGTAATTGTCGTCCAAATTAAGATTTTTCACAAAAAGATAAATTGCTTGTTCAAACTATTGAACATACACACGAACAGGCACTGGTCAACATGCATGTAGAATATGATGTAAGCTAAAAGCTACAGATATTGTGCATCAAGTACAATCTAAGGTAGCCTATAAACTAAGGTAAAACAATCTAACAGATGCTTTCTTGGAATACGGCCCAAGAGGACTGTTGAGGGAGAACTGTTTTTATAGATGCTGcaagtgcaatatcttgacAGTTGTTTCATACAAGTTCACCATCTCCGCAAAACTGAACGTTGAGCGATTGGAACATGTTCATCATTGATGATACAGAAGTAAGCTAGAGTTGGAAAATGTTTGGACATTTCTGCAGAAATTTTACAAAcattttgcaaatacatgtagtttttttgAGGCTCAAAGAGCAAGTCAATATACCTACACCGTAGAGGTTCAGGAAAGCCTTCTCAGCTACCCCTTGTTCGGGACACCTCTTGGGTGGCAGGAAACCCTGACATTCCCAAATTTCCAAAAAGACGTCTAAAGAATCGTAGACTAAGCCTGTCAGGTCGTCATCATTTGGTGCCGTTCCTTTCAAGATCAAGATTCCAGGTGGTTTAGACAGTGACGTTTTTATCCAATCCGTTGAGGGCAGCTCCGTGACCAATTCCGCTGTGAATTCGAATTTCTGAAAGTCTTTGCTGAGGCAGTAGAGTGCCATAAACCACTCCTGACATATTGGGCAAGCTCCAGGTATTGTATTGGGTGTATTCTTGACGGTGGATGGCTGCAAATATACAGTAGAAAATCCTGATTTATTTTTTcgtatttttacttttttgtttaAAATCGTATTATTAGACAAATCGATGAACCTGCAATTGGAGAATATTCCATTTATTTTTAAACACTGAAATCAGTCAATAAAACAAAATGCATGAAATTTAACCCTGAAATCAGACAATAACTAATATTTTGCAAATTCTGAAATCAAGAAATCCTGAAATCAGCCAAAAACATTAAACCTGAAATCAGATCCTTCTAAATGTATGTTTTGAAGATCTCACACATGCATAATTGGCTTACACTACAGGAAAAACCTGTCCCACAGCCAAATTTTCTACTTGACATGATAAAATCAGTCAAAACACATAGATATCCAGTGACAAGGTCAAACCTTATATTTGGCAGGTTACTCAGCAAACATTGCCGACATTTATTACATGTTATGTCCTGGACTTGTCCTCTGGCACACCTGACATtcctggcaaggaaaacatCACTGTTTTGTATGCATcatgtagcctacatgtatacatactgCAGATCAACCATCATTACATCTAACTGTAAGGCcagtgttttttatttcttggtttacgggaccGACCGACTTGCTTTTTtgggattttggaaaaaaaataaaatctgaaaatcatcaattttttattttattttccgcCCGACCCATCATAATTAGATGAAAAtatgagaaataaaataaaatccacTGTATAGAGCAGTGCGATAACCAATTTTTGTACACTTTCACAACTTATCAGCCATCTTGATGAGGGAAATAGCTCCGACTAAGACATTGCGCcttgttctgaaaaaaagtgaactttgattCCAGCAGTATTCGGGTAATTTTATTTCTTCCGATCATACATAGCTATttgggttatttttatttttaattttatttcgaccacccgaccatacatttttaaaagctcttcccgtaaaccaagaaataaatgaaatggccagggccattgtgctcacctcatgtggaggaaagatggataaagagcatggtattttgtcatgtagtgttaggtttgatgtaggtccgaGCAATtataatttccccaaaatggccaatttacaaaacattcgacctctgtgaccttgaaaagcaggtcaaatcaaagaagacccgggtgacacattgaatggttgttagaattagatgtacctatgatataaaattggtgccaatcgggcaagtcattactaggaataatggcattttgatgaatttaggatttggccccctccctggaggccaaacggcaaatcagatcgcaccaaacttcggtacctgagatcacctgaccaaggggtacatgtgtacttaatttttgatcaatagtcattgcagttaagaaacgtgccatagttacggcctgacggcgaatttacgccatttgacctttgtgaccttgacaagaaggtcaaattaaaaacctgtgtgacatatactgtatggtggttagatgtacccatgatatcaaattggtggcaatcgggcaagaagttaaggaataatcacatttttaaggtttttggattttgccccctggtggtcaagtggtgaatcatattggaccaaacttcggtccctgagatcacctgactaaggggtaaatgtgtaccaaatttggtatcaatagtcattgcagtttagaaacgtgccatcgttacatcctaacggccaatatacaccatttgacctctgtgaccttgaaaaggaggtcaaatcaaaaacccggaggatatatgatgcacctttgctagaagtacctaccatatttttttcaaaatttcccgactactattaagggagatattgcatattttcacttttaacgtttggccccctggtggccaaaccatgaaacgaatcggaccgaaacttggtctccaaggtgtcattacataagggtacatgtgcacCAGGTtttaactcaatagctctaacagttacgaaacgtgccctgctaacggacgactgacgacgacggacgacgacgacgacgacggacgacgacgacgacgacgacgacgacgacgacggacgacggacgccacggtatgggataagctcacctctgctaagaggtgagctaaaaacatgtgGCCTAAGGATGAAAAGGGTCTGGCATCATTGGTTCAATCAAAATGTGAAGATGTTAGCCTACATGTATGAGAATTGCACTAAGTGAAAACTTTACATTTTCCCAGCTCATGGAATACAAAATGTTTTGTAAaactgaacattttgaattACCAGTATCTATGGAGAGCATGGGTATTTTTCATAAGTGGTCATTATCAAAATTTGACAAACACAATAATTTTGCAGAAGAACATCACTGCTcttgaattaaggaattgaacccgaggcggaggaccttggttgagttaccaagacactcgagggtggagctaaaatacagtccaaacccgagccgataggcaaattttagctccacccgagagtgtcttggtaactcaaccaaggtccgaagccgagggttcaatttctattctaaaatacctcaaacttaaaaagataggccacgaaaataacttgaatatgtgcgaatttggcaaattccatccatcgcctgcccggagcgccggtagcaccggtagcgccgttgtttacattatgttacggcagcgtgcataggaagtccgcatcggctcgctcaagtgatgctaaaatccgcgcaaatgggctatttggagcgtttttctcagcaaatatgtgtagtgctcattaaaaaacttagggtggttgatgcttccttcgctgatttgtgtttgaagcagtgttttgagagcctcaaacttctgaagtgagctgtgtgcatggtttccacattttagtgcaacccgagggaactttggtagagcatcttggttgcgtgtccaaaacactccactctcagaacgaggcttatgcattttctatttaaaagttgactttacggtaccaaggtattttagaatgaatATCTATATCAAAACTGAATGTATTCTTCTTGTGCTGACTTGTATCaactcctacatgtacattctgtcCTCAATGGGTGAGGCAAACACAACAGGTACAGTATACTATAAAGTTAATGTCAACAAGAGTAAAGAAAATAACTCCAGGTCTCAATGCATTACTATCTTGTGCTCAAAGCTGAAAAAACCCTGCCGCAAATGCCTTTGTCTTCGTCTCTGAACTATCACTTTGCAATCTAAGAAGGCCTACACAAGTACttatatgggcggttattaccgcaaataaagacaagccaaagcaaagacacttgtgtagcatatcaaggacacgtagattgatactcctatgtgtgccacatcaaagacatctggaccatacaccacatcaaagataacgatgcgaagtcaacaggcggcgccactgtagattgctggcggccgtatgcctgttgacgttgttgttatttgccacctctctcctatggcaagccgtttgcttcaaaaagtcgaaatgattttttttcttgtcaagatattttttttcaagtcaagaaaaaaaatttgaaattaaatttttttttcaagtcgagatatttatttttcttctcatttaacttattgaagttgaatcaattaataaaaatttcactgcgagaaaaaaatgattataaaaataaacatagtcgcttttatcaacaaaaacctatagttgttgtaatcgtttttacttttcccaagatggtggcgccgcctgttgacttcgcatcgttatctttgatgtggtgtatggtccagatgtcttttgatgtggcacacataggagtatcaatctacgtgtccttgatatgctacacaagtgtctttgctttggtttgtctttatttgcggtaataaccgcccatatacTTATGCCAATGTATGCCACCAGTCCAATTCATGCACTGTTGACTCATTCTGATCACTATACTTGAGAAGTGCTTTGTTAGTCAAAAGAAGGCCTACTTAGGAAGTTCAACAAAAGAAACTATGTGATTTTTGTCCTAGGATGTGCGGCAATGCAGTAGTAAGGCCTGTAGGCCGATGACCCGATACGATGGTATGCCTCATGGTTTTTGACTGTCTGTCTGGACACGGTACTCGATTGCCACAACAAGAGACATGGTATTTGAGCCAAGCCCCTCACAATGTTGGATTGTATTCTATGAGAAGACGTAAATTGGTTAATTCATAGTCTGTCATTCATGGGGATGGTATGAACAACTTTGATTTCGATAATGCAAATGATCATTATTTTGTGGCTGGTCAATAAAGAAGAATCCAACACACTACTATACCAATCCAATCCAAACTTCATTCATGGAACAGTATGACTCAGTTAAAGTGAAAGTTGTCACCAGCCTTCATGTATCAAATCTATACCTGGTATCACCAAAAATATATTAAATAAGGCTTGTCTCATACATCATTATAAATACATGTGATATTCAGAATGCATTCGCACATTTGGATTAGGAAAGTTAACCTGGCATAAGGCATGTAAGGATGAAAAATGGTCAAGCTCGCAGTGAATTCTGCATGTTTTAGCCTTCAGTACAATTGTCACTACTTTAGTACGCCCTAAGCCAGTACTCTCTCACACCATAACACACTGTGAAATTTGGAATTGGCTGTGACATTGCCCATGTTGACtgaacacattttaaaaagcagaATATTATGCACGAACAGGGCCTAGGTTATCAACTGACACAATTGAAGGTCCCTATTGTCTGGTATTGTGGTTCATTAGTCATTCAGGTTTGGGACTCAGCCAAAAATTCAAAGATACCTGTTTTAAATCCCGTTTTGGCCTATAGTATGACTTTGACCCGAGCCATCCAAAACATTCATGTATGCACATTGCAGGTATACAGGTATTATGCATTAGCACAGCAATCACTGAATTTCTGGAGATCCATTTCACAAACCAGTATCTTTTCAAATTGAGTTTTCTTATAAATTCCATACTCATCAAGACAAAAGTAAGTCCTTAGTCTTCAAGACGGAAAAGTAAGTCATTGGTCCTTGTCTCATCCACACTCTGCAATTACCATTGCAGTGACATCTGTACTTTATTTTGTTGAGGTGCTTGTGAGGGTATTTTTGCCAGTGAATATATGCTAAACACATGGCTTTGTTCCAAGATGCTCTTTCACAATAAAAAGGTTTGATAAAAAGGGCCCAAACCCTTACACTAATGATTGCATATCCCAAACAGTGTGCAACAGTCACTGTCAGTTTATTCTGACGTCCAATAAGTTGTAGACAGTTTGTGAAAAACACATGGCCATTTTCTTATCATACCTTCTACAGGCAAATGGAGTTAACTATGAATTAAAAGTAACAATATACCAACTTATCAAATGTCTACATGAAGTTAGTCTGTGACATTTGGAATGACTTCGATGGTTTTTTAAAACtgatttaaaaaatgactttttgttAAATGGTCAACTCCAGTAGGTATATAGGTATGTGTGCATGTTCTTGTATAGATGGTATAGCTTTACATGAAGGTATTTTCACGAACCATGTATTTGACATTCTGTGGCCCAACATGTCATGCAACTCAGCAGGCCAGTTGGTGCAATGGGTTACATGATCTGTGTTTTTTCACAGAATTTGGTGGCGCCGAGCTGTAGACCTGTAACACTGGTTCCATATACAAGCCATCACAAATTCTATAAAAATTGTCAGAGGcaccaaaaaatgtttttttcatgcagattttagaTAGACGTGAGTGGAGACATCTGTTCTGCCCCCATAAAAAACCTCAGTCAATGATGAGGCatagccaggcaaaaagaatgCCCTGGCCCTGTCGGTCATAGGTAGGTTGGGGCGTGCCACACTCAACGCCACCCCAACAATAGCAGATTGGCCCTTTTCCAGAGACGCCGGTGTCACCTAGGGTCGGAAAACAAACTATCTTTACAATTATAGGTTTTTACGGTCAATGacagacaatggctcgagaggggcattgtctggcgtcttttaccgaGAAGATCTGTTGTGAAGATAGTTTGTTttgccgaccctaggtggtaccagCGTTTCTGGAAAGGGCCTATGCCCAATGCCCAACAGGAACTGCCATGTAATAGGCCTTTTCGAGAAGACgaatcagcgccaaaacaaatcaaatgcacactCAgaacgggtagttgtaaaacaagaaacacagaaacgaaacagaaacacagaaacacagaaacgaaacgcagaaaccagtcttgtggcgaattctgctctgcagactccatcttgttgccatggttgtggccgcgaacgcgggtgtaactaaaactggtattcagtcggaatggaaggaggaatgctcatttcccaataccccttttagcctcatcaacgtgtgcgcagattttgatcgtgcccctgaccatgccgatccaccatctgtagggcatgaggactttatgatcgatatgagccgccagtaagtcggcatgaccaatgaccagaacacgaccataggcctgctaggaatgtacaatagaacatgactctctattcgaaggactattttctatttacactgacctccccaatacactacatgtatgtactacacggcgtaaatagaaaatagtccttcgaatagcgagtcctgttcttttgtacattccatggcctgtgcacgacacttggctgaacttccctactgcaacctcattaacataaacagatatttaaagggactatttataggcagcagctgggcaggc encodes the following:
- the LOC135487391 gene encoding chloride intracellular channel protein 1-like, with product MASKSDTVVKLFIKPSTVKNTPNTIPGACPICQEWFMALYCLSKDFQKFEFTAELVTELPSTDWIKTSLSKPPGILILKGTAPNDDDLTGLVYDSLDVFLEIWECQGFLPPKRCPEQGVAEKAFLNLYGNFNAFLRDSSKETSLLKALNTLNKYLEEKQTKFLLGDHLSYADCTLIPKLHHLKIAAEAYKGFTIPLDYIYVWRYLKNAYKTSAFDESQPFDEDIVFMYQHKASCPAKFNPQCRDLHQTKTVPKEAYEGEADDE